From Veillonella dispar, one genomic window encodes:
- a CDS encoding inorganic phosphate transporter, with protein MLESHYLVWLVVFLALAFDYINGFHDTANAIATSVSTRAIEPKKAIMMTAALNFLGAMVSTGVAKTIGGDIVMSASLINSGIISAALIGAITWNLLTWYWGIPSSSSHALIGGIIGAVGWSVGFDALNEAGILKIFLSLILSPIVAMIGGYIVMKVLLLIFGRFSPIVLNDRFRSMQIVSAIMMAFSHGSNDAQKAMGIITLTLLSGGFIDTLDVPLWVKLCCATAMAMGTAVGGWKIISTMGTKIFKLETINGFAADLNSAITIFTATFLHLPVSTTHVVSGSLLGVGSSKRLKAVNWGVARSMVLAWFVTIPLSGIVAAIAYEIGHLLFG; from the coding sequence ATGCTTGAGTCTCATTATTTAGTATGGCTAGTAGTATTTTTAGCATTAGCCTTCGACTATATCAATGGCTTCCACGATACGGCGAACGCCATTGCCACATCTGTTTCGACCCGTGCTATTGAGCCTAAAAAGGCTATTATGATGACGGCTGCACTCAATTTCTTGGGGGCCATGGTTAGTACAGGGGTTGCAAAGACAATCGGTGGAGATATCGTAATGTCTGCATCTCTTATCAACAGTGGAATCATTTCGGCTGCTCTTATCGGTGCCATTACATGGAACTTGCTTACATGGTATTGGGGGATTCCGAGCTCCTCATCTCATGCGCTTATCGGTGGTATCATCGGTGCTGTAGGCTGGTCCGTAGGCTTTGATGCCTTAAATGAGGCAGGTATTTTAAAAATTTTCTTATCCCTTATTTTATCTCCAATTGTAGCCATGATTGGTGGCTATATTGTGATGAAAGTATTGTTGCTTATCTTTGGTAGATTCTCTCCAATTGTACTAAATGATAGATTTAGATCCATGCAAATTGTATCTGCCATCATGATGGCCTTCTCACATGGCTCTAATGATGCGCAAAAGGCGATGGGGATTATTACGTTAACTTTGCTTAGTGGTGGCTTCATTGATACATTGGATGTACCATTATGGGTTAAACTTTGTTGTGCTACGGCTATGGCTATGGGTACAGCAGTGGGTGGTTGGAAAATCATCTCCACCATGGGGACTAAGATTTTCAAACTAGAAACAATTAATGGTTTTGCTGCTGACTTAAACTCTGCTATCACTATTTTTACAGCTACATTCTTACATTTACCTGTAAGTACGACACACGTTGTAAGTGGTTCCTTGCTTGGCGTAGGTTCCTCTAAACGTCTTAAAGCTGTTAACTGGGGCGTAGCAAGATCGATGGTGTTAGCTTGGTTTGTAACAATTCCATTATCTGGTATTGTAGCGGCTATTGCTTATGAAATCGGTCACTTATTATTTGGTTAA
- a CDS encoding ABC transporter ATP-binding protein, with the protein MYQINQLSFSYEKKEVLKNISVTFPNNKITAIIGPNGCGKSTLLSHLYRLLPSKDKIILNQRPLESYKGREFAQLVAVLTQSRDSMIDDFLVKDIVLMGRYPYKQHFGTYSSEDVKIAEHYMHEVGITHLADEEIHHLSGGEKQRVFIAKALTQKPQILLLDEPTNHLDMKYKIALMKQLRAFTGTTIVVLHDLNLAAQYCDHVVVMNEGTILKEGSPTEVLTPEILEPIFEVPFKTSWDEGRYHLYY; encoded by the coding sequence ATGTATCAAATTAATCAGCTGTCCTTCTCCTACGAGAAGAAAGAAGTGTTAAAGAATATTTCTGTAACATTTCCTAATAATAAAATTACAGCCATCATCGGGCCAAATGGATGTGGTAAGTCTACATTACTGAGCCATCTTTACCGACTACTACCATCAAAAGATAAAATCATATTGAATCAAAGGCCATTAGAATCGTATAAAGGCCGCGAATTTGCTCAATTAGTAGCCGTTCTAACACAATCAAGAGATTCTATGATTGATGATTTTCTCGTAAAAGATATCGTTCTTATGGGTCGTTATCCTTACAAACAACACTTCGGCACATATAGCTCAGAGGATGTAAAAATCGCAGAGCATTATATGCATGAAGTAGGTATTACTCATTTAGCAGATGAAGAAATTCATCATTTATCAGGTGGCGAAAAGCAACGGGTATTCATCGCCAAAGCATTAACTCAAAAACCTCAAATTCTACTCTTAGATGAGCCTACAAACCATCTAGATATGAAATATAAAATAGCACTGATGAAACAATTGCGAGCGTTTACAGGCACAACTATCGTAGTCTTACACGACTTGAATTTAGCCGCTCAATATTGCGATCATGTTGTTGTTATGAACGAGGGAACCATCCTAAAGGAAGGTTCCCCTACCGAGGTGTTAACACCTGAAATTCTTGAACCTATATTTGAAGTTCCTTTCAAAACCTCTTGGGATGAAGGGCGCTATCATTTATATTATTAA
- a CDS encoding [FeFe] hydrogenase, group A gives MSKYQFLDRRVPIEDGNIALVQDLSKCKNCSLCRKACAVDMGVFDYYDLTTNGDHPICIHCGQCASICPFDSINERSEIDEVKAAIADPNKIVVFQTAPAVRVGLGEEFGLDAGTFVEGKMVAALRKLGGDYILDTNFGADMTIMEEASELLERVINSDSVLPQFTSCCPAWVKFAETFYPEFLPNLSTAKSPIAMQAPTQKTYFAEKMGLDAKQIVAVAVTPCTAKKFEIRRDEMNSSAEYWDVPEMRDTDYCITTRELAKWLRAEEINFDELEDSAFDPLMGEASGGGIIFGNTGGVMEAAMRAAYKLATGEDAPQTLIPFEAIRGMDGAREADVVIGDKTLHVAAVHGTGNLRKFIERMRAENIHYDFIEVMACRGGCIGGGGQPRVKLPMADKAREARIASLYTRDAEVKVKAACDNPDIQKLYAEFFDGKPMSHKAHHMLHTTFVNRSEDLGPNGACTPATCPTSVPNLKKAAEAAKAAAEANN, from the coding sequence ATGAGTAAGTACCAATTTTTAGACCGTCGCGTACCGATTGAAGACGGCAATATTGCTTTAGTTCAAGATTTATCCAAATGTAAAAACTGCTCCTTATGTCGTAAAGCGTGTGCTGTAGACATGGGCGTATTTGATTATTATGATTTAACAACAAATGGGGATCATCCAATTTGTATTCATTGCGGTCAATGTGCATCTATTTGTCCATTTGATTCCATCAATGAACGCTCTGAAATTGATGAAGTAAAAGCAGCTATTGCTGACCCTAATAAAATCGTTGTATTCCAAACTGCACCTGCTGTACGTGTTGGCTTAGGTGAAGAATTTGGTCTTGATGCGGGTACATTCGTAGAAGGTAAAATGGTAGCTGCTCTTCGTAAATTAGGTGGCGACTATATTCTCGATACAAACTTTGGTGCGGACATGACTATCATGGAGGAAGCATCTGAGTTGTTGGAACGCGTTATCAATAGTGATTCCGTATTGCCTCAATTCACATCTTGTTGCCCTGCTTGGGTAAAGTTTGCTGAAACATTCTATCCAGAATTCTTGCCAAACTTGTCTACTGCTAAGAGTCCAATCGCTATGCAAGCGCCTACGCAAAAAACATACTTTGCTGAAAAAATGGGCCTTGATGCAAAACAAATCGTTGCTGTTGCAGTAACACCTTGTACAGCTAAGAAATTCGAAATTCGTCGTGACGAAATGAACTCCTCTGCTGAATACTGGGATGTACCAGAAATGCGCGATACAGACTACTGTATTACTACACGTGAACTTGCAAAATGGTTACGTGCAGAAGAAATCAACTTTGATGAATTAGAAGATTCTGCATTTGATCCATTGATGGGTGAAGCATCTGGTGGTGGTATCATCTTCGGTAACACTGGTGGCGTTATGGAAGCGGCTATGCGTGCGGCTTACAAATTAGCAACTGGTGAAGATGCACCTCAAACATTGATCCCATTCGAAGCAATTCGTGGTATGGACGGTGCTCGTGAAGCAGACGTAGTCATTGGCGATAAAACATTACATGTGGCGGCTGTTCATGGTACAGGCAACTTGCGTAAATTCATCGAACGCATGCGTGCAGAAAATATCCATTATGACTTCATTGAAGTAATGGCTTGCCGTGGTGGCTGTATCGGTGGTGGTGGTCAACCACGCGTTAAATTACCAATGGCTGATAAAGCTCGTGAAGCTCGTATTGCGTCCTTGTACACTCGTGATGCGGAAGTAAAAGTAAAAGCAGCTTGTGATAATCCAGATATCCAAAAATTATATGCTGAGTTCTTCGATGGCAAACCTATGAGCCATAAAGCACATCACATGTTACATACAACATTTGTGAACCGCTCTGAAGATTTGGGCCCTAATGGTGCTTGTACACCTGCTACATGCCCAACATCTGTGCCTAACTTGAAAAAGGCCGCAGAAGCAGCTAAAGCAGCAGCGGAAGCTAATAACTAA
- a CDS encoding ABC-F family ATP-binding cassette domain-containing protein has translation MNVISLQNIEKSYGTRLLFKEVNITFTTEKRLGLVGINGTGKSTFLKILAGQMEPDKGTIERNGKASIHYLAQTPEFDPDSTLLEAVLDGDHPRLRMVQSFERISREYREMQEAGGEDAKVSRNYMNALEQMDQQDGWQVEQEARIILSKLGFPDVNQKVAMLSGGQKRRLALGQALLYPCDLLLLDEPTNHLDEDSIDWLESYLSARQGGLLISTHDRYFLDSVCNGILELSNRRMYQYDGNYEEFIALKADREAREAATEEKRRQFLKREIEWVRRGALARTTKQKARLDRYEKLKNMEKTRRPDQMDPIALKTRLGKTIFDIEHLAFYFGERPMIKDFTYHVVRHDRIGIVGPNGVGKSTFMNILDGTYEPTSGTIGKGETVRIAHFKQELPEFDEDMRVLDYIREDYSYMVLGDGSTLSAGQILERFLFTPELHGVPIRKLSGGERRRLYLLKLLMSAPNVLLLDEPTNDLDIPTLEVLEDFLDSFSGVIITVCHDRYFLDRVVDKLFVFSGDGHIEIVHGSYSDYKDSLDESSGGKRPFYMANTGTSVTSKDEKLEGAAPSNASDDSSLGNTADGNDSSLTTSGGDTFKEAPKKGLNKAEEAEYASIMEELPKLEHLVKGLDVMISQVATDYEKMQSLMAEREETQSQIDALTERWMELEERL, from the coding sequence ATGAACGTTATTAGTTTACAAAACATAGAAAAATCATATGGCACACGACTGCTGTTTAAGGAGGTAAATATTACTTTTACCACCGAAAAACGGCTAGGTCTTGTGGGCATTAATGGGACAGGTAAATCTACCTTCTTAAAAATCTTGGCAGGACAAATGGAGCCTGATAAGGGGACCATTGAGCGAAATGGTAAGGCCAGTATACATTATTTAGCACAAACACCTGAGTTTGATCCAGATTCTACATTGTTAGAAGCTGTTCTTGATGGTGATCATCCTCGTTTACGGATGGTACAATCCTTTGAGCGCATTAGTCGTGAATATCGCGAAATGCAAGAGGCTGGTGGTGAGGATGCTAAAGTATCACGGAACTATATGAATGCCTTGGAGCAGATGGACCAACAAGATGGATGGCAAGTGGAGCAAGAGGCGCGTATTATTTTATCTAAGTTAGGTTTTCCTGATGTGAATCAAAAGGTGGCTATGTTATCTGGTGGTCAAAAGCGTCGCCTTGCGTTAGGACAGGCATTATTATATCCTTGTGATCTATTATTGCTAGACGAACCGACAAACCATTTAGATGAAGATAGTATCGATTGGTTGGAATCTTATTTAAGTGCCCGCCAAGGCGGATTATTAATCAGTACCCATGATAGATATTTCCTTGACTCTGTATGTAATGGTATTTTGGAATTATCGAATCGTCGCATGTACCAATACGATGGTAATTATGAAGAATTTATTGCTTTAAAGGCTGATCGAGAGGCTCGTGAGGCAGCTACAGAAGAGAAGCGTCGTCAGTTCTTAAAACGAGAAATCGAATGGGTACGCCGTGGTGCGTTGGCGAGAACGACAAAACAAAAGGCTCGTTTAGACCGCTATGAAAAACTTAAGAATATGGAGAAGACCCGACGCCCGGATCAAATGGATCCTATTGCTTTAAAAACGCGTTTAGGGAAAACCATCTTTGATATTGAACATTTGGCATTCTACTTTGGTGAGCGTCCTATGATTAAGGATTTTACCTATCATGTAGTGCGTCATGATCGTATCGGTATCGTTGGTCCTAATGGGGTTGGCAAGTCCACCTTTATGAATATTCTTGATGGAACCTATGAACCTACAAGCGGTACGATTGGTAAAGGCGAGACAGTTCGCATTGCACACTTCAAACAAGAACTGCCAGAGTTTGATGAAGATATGCGTGTTCTCGATTATATTCGGGAAGACTATTCGTATATGGTGTTGGGCGATGGCTCTACATTGAGTGCTGGTCAGATTCTTGAACGATTCCTATTTACACCTGAGCTACATGGTGTGCCAATCCGTAAACTTTCAGGTGGCGAACGACGTCGGTTGTATCTACTAAAATTGCTTATGAGCGCTCCTAATGTTTTGTTGCTAGACGAACCGACCAATGATCTTGATATTCCTACATTAGAGGTACTAGAGGACTTCCTTGACTCCTTTAGTGGTGTCATTATCACCGTATGCCACGATCGTTATTTCCTAGACCGCGTTGTGGACAAACTCTTTGTGTTCAGTGGTGATGGCCATATTGAGATTGTTCATGGCTCCTATTCTGACTACAAGGATTCTTTAGATGAAAGTAGCGGTGGAAAGCGCCCATTTTATATGGCTAATACAGGTACATCTGTTACTTCTAAAGATGAAAAATTGGAAGGGGCTGCACCTAGTAATGCTAGTGATGATTCATCGTTAGGAAACACAGCAGATGGGAATGATAGTAGCCTCACAACTTCTGGGGGAGATACTTTCAAAGAAGCACCAAAGAAGGGGCTAAATAAAGCGGAAGAAGCGGAGTATGCTAGTATCATGGAGGAATTGCCTAAATTAGAGCATTTAGTAAAGGGCCTCGATGTCATGATTAGTCAAGTTGCTACTGATTATGAGAAGATGCAATCCTTGATGGCTGAGCGAGAAGAGACTCAATCCCAAATAGATGCGCTCACAGAACGGTGGATGGAATTGGAAGAACGCCTATAA
- a CDS encoding PTS sugar transporter subunit IIA has translation MLQDLLSEDNVSFHYPAETWEEVIRHGGQLMVDAGFTDPSYTEAMVEVVREMGPYIVLAPGLAMPHARPENGAKRVGTALVTLEKPLNFGSPDNDPVSVALFLCAPNKDEHIQLLTDIATLFEDDEFLDAAADFESIEDVQAFLAEHLEDQEYV, from the coding sequence TTGTTACAAGATTTACTATCTGAGGATAATGTATCTTTTCATTATCCTGCAGAAACGTGGGAAGAGGTAATTCGTCACGGTGGCCAACTCATGGTTGATGCTGGTTTTACTGATCCATCTTATACGGAGGCTATGGTTGAAGTAGTACGTGAAATGGGGCCATATATTGTATTGGCACCAGGTCTTGCGATGCCACATGCTCGTCCGGAAAATGGGGCAAAACGTGTAGGTACTGCATTGGTAACCTTAGAAAAACCATTGAATTTTGGTAGTCCTGACAATGATCCTGTGTCTGTTGCGTTGTTTTTATGTGCTCCAAACAAGGATGAACATATTCAGTTGTTGACAGATATTGCTACATTATTTGAAGATGATGAGTTTTTAGATGCGGCTGCTGATTTTGAAAGTATTGAAGATGTACAAGCATTCTTGGCCGAGCATTTAGAAGATCAAGAATACGTTTAG
- a CDS encoding FecCD family ABC transporter permease — protein sequence MQTSIKALILCVILCISLVTALQFGSTFISLDQIIPALMAMMDPNATTSMTNTIITDIRLPRLIYSVLTGIGLSLVGLLMQTVTRNALADPYVLGVSSGASTGAVFAIIMGGIPLLEAYNTPVFAALGAALSIILVLLCVGKSNSPVKLILIGMGMTGIFSALTMMIIYGAKHEAQVRSAMFWLLGSFAGIQWGDLPLTAIIVTLFMLYIYMFNQDLDVLLLGNHEAAQMGLSVKQLQLSIVIISSIVIATLVSKVGVVGFIGLIIPHLARIIGGPKHRNTLLFSALIGSIVMIWSDVLSRALYSPEEIPIGVLTSLLGAPLFIWIIMNRYKHNG from the coding sequence ATGCAAACTTCTATAAAAGCATTAATACTTTGTGTAATATTATGTATTTCATTGGTAACGGCCTTGCAATTTGGATCCACATTTATTTCTTTAGATCAAATCATTCCTGCACTTATGGCTATGATGGACCCAAATGCGACCACGTCCATGACAAACACAATTATTACGGATATTCGTTTGCCTAGGCTCATCTACTCAGTACTAACAGGTATAGGCCTATCCCTTGTAGGTTTATTAATGCAAACGGTAACTAGAAATGCTCTAGCAGATCCCTATGTACTAGGTGTTTCATCGGGTGCTAGTACAGGTGCCGTATTTGCTATCATCATGGGCGGTATTCCACTACTAGAGGCCTATAATACACCTGTTTTTGCAGCCCTAGGTGCAGCTCTCTCTATTATCTTGGTATTGCTCTGTGTTGGTAAAAGCAATAGTCCTGTAAAACTTATCCTCATCGGTATGGGCATGACGGGGATTTTCTCGGCTTTAACTATGATGATCATCTACGGAGCTAAGCACGAGGCACAAGTTCGTAGTGCTATGTTCTGGCTCCTAGGTAGCTTTGCAGGCATTCAATGGGGTGATTTACCATTAACGGCTATCATTGTAACCTTGTTTATGCTATACATCTATATGTTTAATCAAGATCTTGATGTGCTACTACTGGGTAATCATGAAGCAGCACAAATGGGCTTATCAGTTAAACAGTTACAGCTAAGCATCGTTATTATATCCTCTATTGTCATTGCCACATTAGTATCAAAAGTGGGTGTAGTCGGTTTTATAGGACTCATAATTCCACACCTAGCTAGAATTATAGGTGGTCCTAAGCATAGAAACACATTACTTTTTAGTGCTCTAATCGGTAGTATCGTCATGATATGGTCAGATGTATTATCAAGAGCCCTATATAGTCCGGAAGAAATCCCAATCGGTGTTCTTACATCCTTACTAGGGGCGCCACTCTTCATTTGGATTATTATGAATCGTTACAAACACAATGGTTAG
- a CDS encoding DUF47 domain-containing protein, which produces MAFKLKGKEEKFFSILENHAALTYESAEMMERVFKGDISKEEAFLEIDTKEKAADELVTETVERLRKTFITPMDREDIQLLIDQLDTTLDNIKEIMDKMVMYHVGKPSDGAIRMSEIVVKCVKHINKSIGYMGSLKKDHVKVEGRVHQVLKLESEADNIYHEEMAKLFTECTDPIEIIKWKEILSAMEDVIDGCEDLVGTFRRVVLKYA; this is translated from the coding sequence ATGGCTTTTAAATTAAAAGGAAAAGAAGAAAAATTTTTCAGTATTTTAGAAAATCATGCTGCTCTTACATATGAAAGTGCAGAGATGATGGAACGTGTGTTTAAAGGCGATATCTCTAAAGAAGAGGCTTTTCTTGAAATTGATACAAAGGAAAAAGCTGCCGATGAATTAGTAACCGAAACTGTAGAACGTTTGCGTAAAACATTTATCACTCCAATGGATCGCGAAGATATTCAGCTTCTAATCGACCAATTGGATACTACATTGGATAATATTAAAGAAATCATGGATAAAATGGTTATGTACCACGTTGGTAAGCCAAGTGATGGTGCTATCCGTATGAGTGAAATCGTTGTAAAATGCGTTAAGCATATTAATAAATCTATTGGTTATATGGGTAGCCTTAAAAAGGACCATGTGAAGGTAGAAGGCCGTGTACACCAAGTATTAAAACTTGAGTCTGAAGCGGATAATATTTACCACGAAGAAATGGCTAAACTCTTCACTGAGTGTACAGATCCTATTGAAATTATCAAATGGAAGGAAATCCTTAGCGCCATGGAGGATGTAATCGATGGTTGCGAAGATTTGGTAGGTACATTCCGCCGGGTAGTATTGAAATATGCTTGA
- a CDS encoding YbaN family protein — protein MKTTEQHSNVVIRYIFLTIGAISFALGTAGIVLPLLPTVPFYMLTLFCLARGSKRFHKMFLESSLYQKTVGAYERDKALTLRTKLSIFLSVSTIMAIGAYFSQDMPIALGVMAFVWLGHVIALVFIVKTKK, from the coding sequence ATGAAAACAACTGAGCAACATAGTAATGTTGTAATACGATATATATTCCTTACTATAGGGGCTATTAGCTTTGCTCTTGGTACAGCGGGTATCGTATTACCACTATTGCCAACAGTACCTTTTTATATGCTTACCTTATTTTGTTTAGCTAGAGGATCTAAACGTTTTCATAAAATGTTTTTAGAATCTAGTTTATATCAAAAGACTGTTGGTGCTTATGAACGCGATAAAGCGTTAACGTTGCGGACAAAGTTGTCCATTTTCTTATCTGTGAGTACAATAATGGCGATTGGTGCGTATTTTAGTCAAGATATGCCCATTGCACTTGGTGTTATGGCCTTTGTATGGCTTGGTCATGTTATAGCATTAGTCTTTATTGTAAAAACAAAAAAATAA
- a CDS encoding PTS ascorbate transporter subunit IIC has protein sequence MEMVLEFLRDVLSQPALLIGIMSCIGLIALKRPFHKVMTGTLKPILGYLMLAAGAGVIVNNLDPLGKMIEHGFHITGVVPNNEAIVAVAQKVLGVETMSILVVGLLMNLCIARFTKFKYVFLTGHHSLFMACLMSAVLGTAGLSGMELILVGGFLMGAWSAISPAIGQSYTSKVTEGDEIAIGHFGSLGYYLSAWVAKYVGKADDSTEDIEIPEKWGFLRDSTLSTALTMIVFYLIAAFAAGSEFVATLSGDMSPYLYAVMSAMNFAVGVTIVYSGVRMILGDLIPAFQGIATKIIPNAIPAVDCAVFFTYAPTAVVLGFISSFIGGIIGMLILGAVGGVLIIPGLVPHFFCGATAGIYGNATGGRRGAAVGAFLNGLAITFLPALALPVLGQLGFQNTTFGDADFAVMGLVLGHTFEWIGMAGIYGIVAIAALVLIIPNFIKTKGKVINYVEEE, from the coding sequence ATGGAAATGGTATTAGAGTTCTTACGTGATGTGCTGTCTCAACCAGCACTTTTGATTGGTATTATGTCATGTATAGGTTTGATTGCCTTGAAACGCCCGTTTCATAAGGTAATGACTGGTACATTAAAACCTATTCTTGGATACTTGATGCTCGCAGCTGGTGCAGGTGTTATCGTTAACAATCTTGATCCACTAGGTAAGATGATTGAGCATGGCTTCCATATTACTGGTGTAGTACCAAACAACGAAGCTATCGTGGCTGTAGCACAAAAGGTACTTGGCGTTGAAACGATGTCTATTCTCGTAGTAGGCTTATTGATGAACTTATGTATTGCTCGTTTCACCAAGTTCAAATATGTGTTCTTAACAGGTCACCATAGCTTATTTATGGCTTGTCTTATGTCTGCCGTACTCGGTACTGCAGGTTTGTCCGGTATGGAACTCATCCTTGTAGGTGGTTTCTTGATGGGCGCTTGGTCTGCTATTTCTCCAGCAATTGGCCAAAGCTATACATCTAAGGTTACAGAAGGCGATGAAATTGCTATCGGTCACTTTGGTAGTTTAGGTTATTATTTATCCGCTTGGGTTGCCAAATATGTAGGTAAAGCAGACGATAGTACAGAAGACATTGAAATTCCAGAAAAATGGGGTTTCTTGCGTGACTCTACTTTATCTACAGCATTGACTATGATCGTATTCTACTTGATTGCAGCCTTTGCAGCTGGTTCTGAGTTTGTAGCTACTTTATCTGGTGATATGAGTCCTTACTTATACGCTGTTATGAGCGCTATGAACTTTGCTGTAGGTGTAACAATCGTATACTCTGGTGTACGTATGATCTTAGGTGATTTAATTCCTGCATTCCAAGGTATTGCAACAAAAATTATCCCTAATGCTATCCCAGCAGTAGACTGTGCCGTATTCTTTACATATGCTCCAACAGCAGTAGTATTGGGCTTCATTAGCTCCTTTATTGGAGGTATCATTGGTATGCTCATCCTTGGCGCTGTAGGTGGTGTGTTGATCATTCCTGGTCTTGTACCTCATTTCTTCTGCGGTGCAACAGCAGGTATCTATGGTAATGCTACAGGCGGTCGTCGTGGTGCAGCAGTAGGTGCATTCCTTAATGGTTTGGCTATTACTTTCTTGCCAGCATTGGCATTGCCAGTTCTTGGTCAATTAGGTTTCCAAAATACAACATTTGGTGATGCAGACTTTGCCGTAATGGGTCTTGTACTTGGTCATACATTCGAATGGATTGGTATGGCTGGTATCTATGGTATCGTAGCGATTGCAGCTCTTGTACTTATCATTCCAAACTTTATTAAAACAAAAGGTAAAGTTATTAATTATGTAGAAGAGGAGTAA
- a CDS encoding PTS sugar transporter subunit IIB, which translates to MISVLTVCGNGIGSSLMLKMKIEEICAENGIDAQVESIDFNAAQGRKADLIVTVKELAEQFEDKNVAIVRSYINKKKITEDILDALKQAAQ; encoded by the coding sequence ATGATTTCTGTATTAACTGTATGCGGTAATGGCATTGGTTCTAGCTTGATGCTAAAAATGAAAATTGAAGAAATCTGTGCTGAAAATGGTATTGATGCACAAGTTGAATCTATTGATTTTAATGCCGCACAAGGTCGTAAAGCGGACCTTATTGTAACTGTAAAAGAGTTAGCTGAACAATTTGAAGACAAGAATGTCGCTATTGTTCGCAGCTATATTAATAAAAAGAAAATCACTGAAGATATTCTTGATGCATTGAAACAAGCAGCTCAATAA
- a CDS encoding ABC transporter substrate-binding protein: MFQKLRKSKKLLLVAMACATFAIAGCGSDTTKNTADNGNAVTWSETFDGTKTDFAVKSAPTHAVSMSQATTEMMLQLGLEDKMAGTAFKEEEIYPPLQAAYDKVKVLSDKWPSYEVFMSVKPDFATGWPDSFSKRAIPADKMIAQKVNIWLPESMLSTKADLETNFNDMIKLGEIFGVKPKAEEWVAGQRKTLEAIQAKLKDLPRKRVFIYDSEDGQPFTAFEGYTTNILKLIGADNVMSGLGVDKTWAKGSWETVIAQNPDYIIIADYGNSIRNDDDFQQKIEKIKSNPQLQDITAVKEGHFIRVKLSEITPGVRTVDALKRLAEEIHGVKID; encoded by the coding sequence ATGTTCCAAAAATTAAGAAAATCAAAAAAATTGTTATTAGTCGCTATGGCATGCGCAACCTTTGCTATTGCTGGTTGTGGTTCTGATACAACTAAGAATACTGCTGATAATGGCAATGCGGTAACATGGAGTGAAACATTTGACGGTACAAAAACTGACTTTGCTGTAAAATCCGCTCCTACCCATGCAGTATCCATGTCCCAAGCAACTACAGAAATGATGCTCCAACTAGGTCTTGAAGATAAGATGGCTGGTACAGCTTTCAAAGAAGAAGAAATCTATCCACCTCTACAAGCGGCCTATGACAAGGTAAAAGTATTATCCGACAAATGGCCGTCCTACGAAGTATTCATGTCCGTAAAGCCAGACTTTGCAACAGGCTGGCCTGACTCCTTCAGCAAACGCGCTATTCCTGCAGATAAAATGATCGCTCAAAAGGTTAATATTTGGCTTCCTGAATCCATGTTGTCTACGAAAGCGGATTTAGAAACTAACTTCAACGACATGATTAAATTAGGTGAAATCTTCGGCGTTAAACCTAAAGCTGAAGAATGGGTTGCAGGTCAACGAAAAACGTTAGAAGCTATCCAAGCTAAATTAAAAGACTTACCTCGTAAACGGGTATTCATTTATGACTCTGAAGATGGCCAACCATTCACAGCCTTCGAAGGTTACACTACAAACATCTTGAAACTTATCGGCGCTGATAACGTAATGAGCGGTTTAGGCGTTGATAAAACATGGGCTAAAGGTTCTTGGGAAACTGTAATTGCTCAAAATCCTGATTACATTATTATTGCTGACTATGGTAACTCCATTCGCAACGATGATGATTTCCAACAAAAAATTGAAAAAATCAAATCTAACCCTCAACTTCAAGATATCACTGCTGTAAAAGAAGGTCATTTCATTCGTGTAAAACTATCTGAGATCACACCTGGCGTTCGTACAGTAGATGCTTTAAAACGTTTAGCTGAAGAAATTCACGGCGTAAAAATCGACTAA